A stretch of the Nitratifractor salsuginis DSM 16511 genome encodes the following:
- a CDS encoding MBL fold metallo-hydrolase RNA specificity domain-containing protein → MAILESHGADEVVTGSCHLLKLENGMRILVDCGMYQGREEPRNWEPFGFNPKKVDALLVTHAHLDHVGRIPKLVKEGFRGPIYATEATFELANIVLLDSAKLMEEDYRTRYKKAQRRGEEKDVRPPLYTVEDVENVWLRPTIHVKYGKWFRVGKGVRARYRNAGHILGSAFIEIEYTEGEGKKRIVFSGDLGNKVEVVMPRIEHAKIADNLVIESTYGDRDHRPLKESIKEFKKVVRDTLLNRGNVIIPSFAIERTQDLLCVLKQMYKDKELPYCKVFLDTPMGIRTTNVFNKYVDQLSPRCQKFYKEDGEVFQFPGLIFTPEVEDSKRINDVARGAIIIAGSGMCTGGRILHHFKHQIWNRRNAVIFVGYQAEGTIGREIVEGAKWIKIYHEDIRVRASIHTINGFSAHADQDELIDWMKAFKRLGNVFLVHGELEKQLVLKKVMKKRMKKEPIIVEEGKDYFLD, encoded by the coding sequence ATGGCAATTCTCGAATCTCATGGGGCGGATGAGGTCGTTACCGGCTCCTGTCATCTGCTCAAACTCGAAAACGGTATGAGGATTCTCGTCGATTGCGGGATGTATCAGGGGAGGGAAGAGCCCCGTAATTGGGAACCCTTCGGTTTCAACCCCAAAAAGGTGGATGCACTACTGGTAACCCATGCCCATCTGGACCATGTGGGGCGCATCCCCAAACTGGTAAAAGAGGGGTTCCGAGGCCCCATCTATGCGACTGAAGCCACTTTCGAGCTGGCCAACATCGTCCTGCTCGACAGCGCCAAGCTGATGGAGGAGGATTACCGCACCCGGTACAAGAAGGCCCAGCGCCGGGGGGAAGAGAAAGATGTCCGACCGCCCCTCTATACCGTGGAAGATGTGGAGAATGTCTGGCTGAGACCCACGATCCACGTGAAATACGGCAAATGGTTCCGTGTGGGCAAAGGAGTCCGCGCCCGCTACCGCAATGCGGGGCATATTCTCGGCTCGGCTTTCATCGAAATCGAATATACCGAAGGGGAGGGCAAAAAGCGTATCGTTTTCAGCGGGGACCTGGGCAACAAGGTCGAAGTGGTCATGCCCCGTATCGAGCACGCCAAGATCGCCGACAATCTGGTGATCGAATCGACCTACGGTGACCGGGACCACCGTCCCCTCAAAGAGAGTATCAAAGAGTTCAAGAAGGTCGTTCGCGATACGCTGCTCAATCGGGGCAACGTCATCATCCCCAGCTTCGCCATCGAACGTACCCAGGATCTGCTTTGCGTGCTCAAGCAGATGTACAAGGACAAGGAGCTTCCCTACTGTAAAGTCTTCCTCGATACCCCGATGGGGATCCGCACCACCAATGTCTTCAACAAATATGTCGACCAGCTCAGCCCCCGCTGTCAAAAGTTTTACAAAGAGGACGGTGAAGTCTTCCAATTCCCCGGCTTGATCTTCACCCCGGAAGTGGAAGATTCCAAGCGGATCAACGATGTCGCCCGGGGCGCCATCATCATCGCCGGGAGCGGTATGTGTACCGGCGGGCGGATCCTGCACCATTTCAAGCACCAGATCTGGAACCGCCGCAACGCCGTGATCTTCGTCGGCTATCAGGCCGAAGGGACCATCGGACGGGAGATCGTCGAGGGAGCGAAATGGATCAAGATCTATCACGAGGATATCCGGGTACGCGCTTCCATCCACACCATCAACGGCTTCTCCGCCCATGCCGATCAGGATGAGCTCATTGACTGGATGAAAGCCTTCAAACGTCTGGGAAATGTTTTTCTGGTCCACGGAGAGCTCGAAAAGCAGCTGGTTTTGAAAAAGGTAATGAAGAAGCGAATGAAAAAGGAGCCGATCATCGTCGAAGAGGGCAAAGACTATTTTCTCGACTAG
- a CDS encoding plasma-membrane proton-efflux P-type ATPase — MPNDKKKEEVEVSTKSEKSQKGEALDTSQKENANAATSAEEAREQKGDSGAAATKENYKGLSTQEAQEHLKKYGYNEIQEKEEPWWHRLFRRFWGPIPWMIEIAAILAALVRHWEEFWIIIVLLLVNAIVDFYQESKALSAIAVLKKKLARQALVLRDGKWQVIPAREIVPGDVIKIKIGDIIPADGKLLGGGDFLLVDQSALTGESLPVTKKPGDEIYANGIVKQGEMIALVTATGLNTYFGKTVGLVAKAEREERSHFQKMVIQVGDFLIAITLVMIGIIVLVGFKRHESPIELLIFALVLTISAIPVAMPAVLTVTMAVGARILAAKQAIVTRLAAIEEMAGMDILCSDKTGTLTQNRMSLADPYVVKGYTPEELMLYAALASKEENHDPIEKPIFEYIDAHKLRDKLKEHHLYKFLPFDPVHKRTEGIYKDEKECVVYTKGAPQVIIEQCKEDEFDKKAAYSQVEAFAEKGFRTLGVAYRNCEEDLYHFVGLIPLFDPPREDSKDAIAEAKAKGVEVKMVTGDNIAVAKYIASILGIGDNIKDIRELKGESVEEYIYLSKVLTEALTRKLRPDLSDEEREQTVEDILKWVKRELYNMPLPKGTVKKHESEIIKAIEEANGFAQVFPEDKYFIVDELQKADHIVGMTGDGVNDAPALKKADCGIAVSGATDAARAAADIVLMAPGLRVIVDAIKEARITFERMKSYTIYRIAETIRIIIFMTLAIVIFNFYPVTAIMIILLALLNDLPILMIATDNTKVREQPVRWDMREMLVLSSWLGVAGVLSSFTLFYIAMAVMHLPLDYVQSLFFVKLIVAGHNTIFNTRIDDWFWRKPWPSGKLFWTSQATAVIGTIVGVYGFDLMTPIGWGMAIFVWIYALVWFVFNDAVKMLVIKYYRRRYHEDII, encoded by the coding sequence ATGCCAAACGATAAGAAGAAGGAAGAAGTGGAAGTCTCCACTAAGAGTGAAAAGTCTCAGAAAGGAGAGGCTTTGGATACTTCTCAAAAGGAGAATGCCAATGCCGCCACTTCTGCGGAAGAAGCGAGGGAGCAAAAGGGCGATTCCGGTGCCGCCGCTACCAAAGAGAATTACAAGGGCCTCAGCACGCAAGAGGCTCAGGAGCACTTGAAAAAATACGGCTATAACGAAATTCAGGAAAAGGAAGAGCCCTGGTGGCATCGGCTCTTCCGGCGTTTCTGGGGGCCTATTCCCTGGATGATCGAGATCGCGGCCATTCTGGCGGCCCTGGTGCGCCACTGGGAAGAGTTTTGGATCATCATCGTTTTGTTGCTGGTCAATGCCATCGTCGATTTCTATCAGGAGTCGAAGGCGCTGAGCGCCATCGCCGTGCTCAAAAAGAAACTGGCGCGGCAAGCTCTCGTGCTTCGCGACGGCAAATGGCAAGTGATCCCCGCCAGAGAGATTGTCCCCGGGGATGTGATCAAGATCAAGATCGGTGATATTATTCCGGCGGACGGTAAACTCCTCGGCGGCGGAGATTTCCTGCTGGTCGACCAGTCGGCGCTGACGGGGGAATCCCTGCCGGTGACCAAAAAGCCCGGCGATGAGATCTACGCCAACGGGATTGTCAAACAGGGAGAGATGATTGCCCTGGTGACCGCGACGGGACTCAATACCTATTTCGGCAAAACCGTCGGTCTGGTCGCCAAAGCGGAGCGGGAGGAGCGCAGTCACTTCCAAAAGATGGTCATTCAGGTGGGGGATTTCCTCATCGCGATCACTTTGGTGATGATCGGCATCATCGTATTGGTAGGCTTCAAACGGCACGAATCTCCCATCGAACTCCTCATCTTCGCTCTGGTCTTGACCATCTCTGCGATTCCCGTGGCAATGCCGGCGGTCCTGACCGTCACGATGGCGGTGGGGGCGCGGATCCTGGCAGCCAAGCAGGCGATCGTCACCCGGCTGGCGGCGATCGAAGAGATGGCGGGGATGGACATCCTCTGCTCTGACAAGACCGGAACCCTCACACAGAACCGGATGAGTTTGGCGGATCCCTATGTGGTGAAGGGCTATACGCCCGAAGAGTTGATGCTTTATGCCGCCTTGGCGAGCAAGGAAGAGAACCACGATCCCATCGAAAAGCCCATCTTCGAGTATATCGATGCCCACAAACTTCGCGACAAACTCAAAGAACACCATCTCTACAAATTCCTCCCCTTCGATCCGGTACACAAGCGGACCGAGGGGATCTATAAAGATGAAAAAGAGTGTGTTGTCTATACCAAGGGGGCTCCCCAGGTCATCATCGAACAGTGTAAAGAGGATGAGTTCGACAAAAAGGCGGCTTACTCCCAGGTGGAAGCCTTCGCCGAGAAAGGGTTCAGGACCCTGGGTGTCGCTTATCGAAACTGTGAAGAGGACCTCTACCATTTCGTCGGGCTCATTCCCCTCTTCGATCCTCCGCGGGAAGACTCCAAGGATGCGATCGCCGAGGCGAAAGCCAAAGGGGTCGAGGTCAAGATGGTTACCGGCGACAATATCGCTGTGGCCAAATACATCGCCTCGATCCTGGGAATCGGTGATAATATCAAGGATATCCGAGAGCTCAAAGGGGAATCGGTCGAAGAGTATATCTATCTCTCCAAAGTCCTTACCGAAGCCCTGACTCGAAAACTGCGCCCCGATCTGAGCGATGAAGAACGGGAACAGACCGTCGAGGATATCCTCAAATGGGTCAAGCGGGAACTCTACAATATGCCGCTGCCCAAGGGAACGGTCAAGAAACACGAATCGGAAATCATCAAGGCGATCGAAGAGGCCAACGGCTTTGCCCAGGTCTTTCCCGAAGACAAATATTTCATCGTCGACGAGCTGCAAAAAGCGGATCATATCGTCGGGATGACCGGCGACGGGGTCAACGACGCTCCCGCGCTCAAGAAGGCCGACTGCGGGATCGCCGTCAGCGGTGCGACTGACGCGGCGCGGGCAGCAGCGGATATCGTGCTGATGGCCCCGGGCCTGCGGGTGATCGTGGACGCCATCAAAGAGGCGCGCATCACCTTCGAGCGGATGAAGAGCTATACAATATACCGGATCGCCGAGACGATCCGAATCATCATCTTCATGACCCTGGCCATCGTGATTTTCAACTTTTATCCCGTCACGGCCATCATGATTATTCTGTTGGCGCTGCTCAACGATTTGCCGATTCTGATGATCGCCACCGACAATACCAAGGTGCGGGAGCAGCCGGTGCGTTGGGATATGCGGGAGATGCTGGTCCTCTCCAGCTGGCTGGGGGTTGCCGGGGTGCTCTCATCCTTTACCCTGTTCTATATCGCGATGGCGGTGATGCACCTGCCTCTCGATTATGTACAGTCTCTCTTCTTCGTCAAACTGATCGTCGCCGGGCACAACACCATCTTCAATACCCGGATTGACGATTGGTTCTGGCGCAAACCCTGGCCCTCGGGTAAACTCTTCTGGACTTCCCAGGCGACAGCGGTCATTGGAACGATCGTGGGGGTCTATGGGTTCGATCTCATGACCCCGATCGGCTGGGGTATGGCGATCTTTGTCTGGATCTACGCTCTGGTGTGGTTCGTCTTCAACGATGCCGTCAAAATGCTTGTCATCAAATATTATCGAAGGAGATATCATGAAGATATCATCTAA
- a CDS encoding NAD(P)/FAD-dependent oxidoreductase, producing MKISSKNFLKKKVLVDLSRRDFLKGGAALPLLALGASQSASAAESKLTAGISKKHAQIVIVGAGSGGIDAAARLRRAAPNAEITVIAPNTIHLYQSGQIFVAAGLYTQTDNRKNSSDLIPDKVKWIQDLVTQIDPKNHQVQTEKNGAVKYDVLVVATGAVHDFSAIEGLKTEAFGQSGLASVYLNDTLKGEAVGGEQTRQWLSQIAEAARTSRQQVLFSIPEGDVKAQNASLDVLLLGLDIFRGKGPGGGADVYDNVAITVAVGNEYLIDSKPFDRVLRKLLAKEKNLTLRFGTRLSAVDTQAQKATLTGAKETEELKYDFLHVAPSLKAPEAVAQSELALKEGARKGFVEVDPVTLQHKRYPNVFALGDVAALPAKSGAATRDMAIVIQDNVANYLEGRRLGTRYTGYTAVPVKTRYGREMLIEYDRKGPNPTFPLDPNVPRWIWWEMDLHLIRWAYFELMMRGLL from the coding sequence ATGAAGATATCATCTAAAAACTTTTTGAAGAAGAAGGTTCTTGTGGACCTTTCCCGCCGCGACTTCCTCAAAGGGGGAGCCGCCTTGCCCCTTTTGGCGTTGGGAGCCAGTCAAAGCGCTTCGGCGGCCGAGAGTAAATTGACGGCCGGCATCAGCAAAAAACACGCCCAGATCGTCATCGTCGGCGCCGGAAGCGGTGGAATCGATGCGGCCGCGAGGCTTCGCCGTGCCGCCCCCAATGCCGAGATCACCGTGATCGCCCCCAACACGATTCACCTCTATCAAAGCGGACAGATCTTTGTGGCCGCAGGGCTCTATACCCAGACGGATAACCGCAAAAACAGTTCCGACCTGATTCCCGACAAGGTTAAATGGATTCAGGATCTCGTAACGCAGATCGATCCCAAAAATCATCAAGTCCAGACCGAAAAGAACGGGGCCGTGAAATACGATGTGCTGGTCGTCGCGACCGGTGCCGTGCATGACTTTTCCGCCATCGAGGGCTTGAAGACAGAGGCGTTTGGGCAGAGTGGCTTGGCGAGCGTCTATCTCAACGATACCCTCAAAGGGGAAGCCGTCGGAGGTGAGCAGACCCGCCAATGGCTCTCACAGATCGCCGAAGCGGCTCGGACAAGCAGGCAGCAGGTGCTCTTCAGCATTCCCGAGGGAGATGTGAAGGCTCAGAATGCCAGCCTGGACGTTCTGCTTTTGGGCCTGGATATCTTCCGGGGTAAGGGGCCCGGCGGCGGTGCCGATGTCTACGACAATGTGGCAATCACTGTCGCGGTGGGGAACGAATATCTCATCGACTCCAAGCCCTTCGATCGAGTATTGCGCAAACTCCTGGCCAAAGAGAAAAACCTCACCCTCCGGTTCGGTACCCGGCTGAGCGCTGTCGATACCCAGGCCCAAAAGGCGACGCTCACCGGCGCGAAGGAAACGGAGGAACTGAAGTATGATTTTCTCCACGTCGCTCCATCTCTAAAAGCTCCTGAAGCGGTCGCCCAATCCGAACTGGCGCTGAAAGAGGGAGCCCGCAAAGGCTTCGTCGAAGTGGATCCGGTGACGCTGCAACACAAACGCTATCCCAACGTCTTCGCCCTCGGAGACGTGGCGGCACTCCCGGCCAAGAGCGGTGCCGCCACCCGGGATATGGCCATTGTCATCCAGGACAATGTGGCCAACTATCTGGAAGGCCGAAGGTTGGGAACCCGCTACACCGGATACACCGCCGTTCCGGTCAAGACACGCTATGGACGGGAAATGCTGATCGAATACGATCGAAAGGGCCCCAACCCCACCTTCCCGCTGGATCCGAACGTCCCTCGATGGATATGGTGGGAGATGGATCTGCACCTGATCCGCTGGGCATACTTCGAATTGATGATGCGCGGATTGCTTTAA
- a CDS encoding plasma-membrane proton-efflux P-type ATPase, whose amino-acid sequence MSRRHRSGKSQKTSAVLQKENSNKTTAPQKSGGNDPAADVNQSVSTQTSGSSADSVAEQNAVHGTGKIAVRGLSSEEAKKRLARYGPNAIEEKEESWWHRLFRRFWGPIPWMIETAAILSALARRWEDFTIIMVLLLVNAIVDFYQESKALSAIAVLKKKLARKALVLRDGKWQEIDAKEVVPGDIIKVKIGDIVPADAKLLGGGDFLLVDQSALTGESLPVDKKPGDELYANAIIKQGEMLAQVTATGRNTYFGKTVGLVAKAEREERSHFQQMVIKVGNFLIYITLVMIAIIVWHGLKTHQPTVDLLIFALVLTISAIPVAMPAVLTVTMAIGARVLAAKQAIVSKLASIEEMAGMDVLCSDKTGTLTQNRMSLAEPYVIDKYDADTLMLYAALASKEENNDPIEKPIFEYIDSHHLHDKLAQHKLAKFLPFDPVHKRTEGLYKTGECTVYTKGAPQVIIEQCDEKEFDKKAAYAQVEAFAEKGFRTLGVAYRKCEEDLYHFVGLIPLFDPPRPDSKQAIAEAKAKGVEVKMVTGDNIAVAKYIAKILGIGDNIKDVRELKGESITEYLYLSQVLAKAIAEQMHPDASDEEIAKQVDAIMKKVKRELYNMPIPKGTVKKHESEIIAAIEEANGFAQVFPEDKYFIVDELQKADHIVGMTGDGVNDAPALKKADCGIAVSGATDAARAAADIVLMAPGLRVIVDAIKEARKIFERMKSYTIFRIAETIRIIIFMTLAIVIYDFYPITAIMIIVLALLNDIPIMTIAYDNTKIREKPVRWDMKEIFVLSSWLGLAGVLSSFLLFWLLISVMHLPLEFVQSAFFAKLVIAGHGTIYNTRIDDWFWKRPWPSWTLFGATFSSRVAGTIIAVYGFGLMEPIGWAWALWMWAYALTWFVFNDVVKMAVLRYYRKKYHEDVI is encoded by the coding sequence ATGAGTCGACGACATCGCAGCGGCAAAAGTCAAAAAACTTCCGCCGTTCTTCAGAAAGAGAATTCAAATAAGACAACGGCACCCCAAAAGAGCGGTGGAAATGATCCGGCCGCTGACGTGAATCAATCGGTGTCGACCCAAACGAGTGGGTCCTCTGCCGATTCCGTTGCCGAGCAGAATGCCGTTCACGGCACCGGCAAAATAGCGGTGCGGGGCCTCAGCAGCGAAGAGGCGAAAAAGCGCCTGGCCCGGTACGGCCCCAACGCGATCGAAGAGAAAGAGGAGAGCTGGTGGCACCGGCTCTTCCGGCGTTTCTGGGGGCCCATCCCCTGGATGATCGAAACGGCCGCCATCCTTTCGGCCCTGGCCCGGCGTTGGGAAGACTTCACCATCATTATGGTGCTGCTGCTGGTGAATGCCATCGTGGATTTCTATCAAGAGTCCAAAGCTCTCAGCGCCATCGCCGTGCTCAAAAAGAAGCTGGCGCGCAAAGCCCTGGTGCTCCGTGACGGCAAGTGGCAGGAGATCGATGCCAAAGAGGTCGTGCCCGGGGATATCATCAAAGTCAAGATCGGCGATATCGTCCCTGCCGACGCCAAGCTGCTGGGGGGTGGGGATTTCCTGCTGGTGGACCAGTCGGCTTTGACGGGCGAATCGCTGCCGGTTGATAAAAAACCGGGTGACGAGCTCTATGCCAACGCGATCATCAAGCAGGGTGAGATGCTGGCTCAGGTTACGGCGACGGGGCGCAATACCTACTTCGGAAAGACCGTCGGCCTGGTGGCCAAGGCGGAGCGGGAAGAGCGCAGCCACTTCCAGCAGATGGTCATCAAGGTGGGCAATTTCCTCATCTACATTACCCTCGTGATGATCGCCATCATCGTTTGGCATGGCCTGAAAACCCATCAGCCCACCGTCGATCTGCTCATTTTCGCTCTGGTGCTGACCATTTCTGCGATTCCGGTAGCGATGCCCGCCGTCCTGACGGTCACGATGGCGATCGGGGCGCGGGTGCTGGCGGCCAAGCAGGCGATCGTCAGCAAACTGGCTTCCATCGAGGAAATGGCGGGAATGGATGTGCTCTGTTCCGACAAGACAGGGACACTGACCCAGAATAGAATGAGCCTGGCCGAGCCCTATGTGATCGATAAATATGATGCGGATACTCTGATGCTCTACGCCGCGCTGGCCAGCAAAGAAGAGAACAACGACCCCATCGAGAAACCGATCTTCGAATACATCGATTCCCATCATCTCCACGACAAACTCGCCCAGCATAAATTGGCCAAGTTTCTCCCCTTCGATCCGGTCCACAAACGCACCGAAGGGCTCTACAAAACCGGGGAGTGCACAGTCTATACCAAAGGTGCCCCTCAGGTGATCATCGAGCAGTGTGACGAGAAGGAGTTCGACAAGAAGGCGGCCTACGCCCAGGTGGAAGCCTTCGCCGAAAAGGGTTTCAGGACTCTGGGGGTCGCCTACCGGAAGTGTGAAGAGGATCTCTACCATTTCGTGGGCCTGATCCCGCTTTTTGACCCGCCGCGCCCTGACTCCAAGCAGGCGATCGCCGAGGCGAAGGCCAAAGGGGTCGAAGTCAAAATGGTCACCGGCGACAATATCGCCGTGGCCAAATACATCGCCAAGATCCTGGGGATCGGCGACAACATCAAAGATGTCCGGGAACTCAAGGGCGAATCGATCACCGAATATCTCTACCTCTCCCAAGTCCTGGCCAAGGCGATCGCCGAGCAGATGCATCCCGACGCCAGCGACGAAGAGATCGCCAAACAGGTCGATGCGATCATGAAGAAGGTCAAGCGGGAACTCTACAATATGCCGATCCCCAAAGGGACGGTCAAGAAGCACGAATCGGAGATCATCGCCGCCATCGAAGAGGCCAACGGCTTCGCCCAGGTCTTTCCCGAAGACAAATATTTCATCGTCGACGAGCTGCAAAAGGCCGATCATATCGTCGGTATGACCGGCGACGGGGTCAACGACGCTCCCGCGCTCAAGAAGGCCGATTGCGGAATCGCCGTCAGCGGAGCGACCGACGCGGCGAGAGCGGCGGCGGATATCGTCCTGATGGCCCCGGGTCTTCGGGTGATCGTGGACGCCATCAAAGAGGCGCGCAAGATCTTCGAGCGGATGAAGAGTTACACCATCTTCCGGATCGCCGAGACGATCCGGATCATCATCTTTATGACCCTGGCGATCGTCATCTACGATTTCTACCCCATCACCGCGATTATGATCATCGTCCTGGCGCTGCTCAACGACATCCCCATCATGACCATCGCTTACGATAACACCAAGATCCGGGAAAAACCTGTGCGCTGGGATATGAAAGAGATCTTTGTCCTTTCCAGCTGGCTGGGGCTGGCGGGAGTGCTCTCATCCTTTTTGCTTTTCTGGCTCCTCATCTCGGTGATGCATCTACCGCTGGAGTTCGTCCAATCGGCTTTCTTCGCCAAACTGGTCATTGCCGGGCACGGCACCATCTATAACACCCGGATCGATGATTGGTTCTGGAAACGTCCCTGGCCCTCCTGGACTCTTTTCGGTGCGACCTTCTCCAGCCGGGTCGCGGGGA